One region of Armigeres subalbatus isolate Guangzhou_Male chromosome 3, GZ_Asu_2, whole genome shotgun sequence genomic DNA includes:
- the LOC134222508 gene encoding uncharacterized protein K02A2.6-like, producing MNNFCNLVGGTGEDITSLQKTYPKLFSDTLGLCSKTKIQLSLKEPCRPVFRPRRPVSYAMLPVVDKELDRLERLHIISPVDYSEWAAPIVVVRKATGNVRICGDYSTGLNDRLQSHQYPLPLPQDIISKLSNCTVFSQIDLSDAFLQMEVDENSRHLLTINTHRGLYQYNRLPPGVKAAPGAFQQLIDTMLAGLPCTAGYLDDVVVGGKNADEHQRNLHAVLQRIEEFGFTIRPEKCSFGKQQIGYLGLLWDRHGVRPDPAKIEVIKNLPPPKDITGVRSFLGAINYYGKFVPNMRALRFPLDQLLKNTTTFVWTGECQQAFNKFKEILSSGLLLAHYDPRQEIIVSADASSIGIGATISHKYSNGHVKVIQHASRALTPVEQRYSQIDREGLAIIYAVKKFHKFIFGRRFRLQTDHAPLLRIFGSKKGIPTYTANRLQRWALTLLSYDFSIEYVSTDKFGNADVLSRLIDQHNRPEEDVIIACTTLEEDLRSVAIDSTKQLPLSFSMVEKATASDPILRKIFRFINDGWPKSRSEVKDREMLKFFDRQEALSVVQGGIMLGDRLVIPTVFRKRCLHQLHKGHPGIQRMKSIARSFVYWPGLDDEIVSFVKACRQCALAVRSPPKAEPESWRPTTAPWQRVHADYACPLDGEYYLLVIDAHTKWPEIFPTRQTT from the coding sequence ATGAACAATTTTTGTAACTTGGTCGGTGGTACCGGCGAAGATATCACTTCACTACAGAAGACGTACCCGAAACTTTTCAGCGATACATTGGGGCTTTGCTCCAAAACCAAAATTCAACTTTCGCTGAAAGAACCGTGTAGGCCCGTTTTCCGACCAAGGAGGCCGGTATCGTACGCTATGTTGCCAGTAGTGGATAAAGAGCTTGATCGTTTAGAGCGCCTGCATATCATTTCACCAGTCGACTATTCCGAGTGGGCTGCTCCAATAGTTGTAGTGCGCAAGGCCACCGGAAACGTTAGGATTTGTGGCGACTATTCGACTGGTTTGAACGATCGCCTTCAGTCTCACCAGTACCCTCTACCGCTACCACAAGACATCATCTCCAAGCTGTCCAACTGCACGGTGTTCAGTCAAATTGACTTATCCGACGCCTTCCTTCAAATGGAAGTGGATGAAAACAGCCGTCATTTGCTCACCATCAACACTCATCGCGGCCTATATCAGTATAACAGGCTGCCTCCTGGTGTCAAAGCTGCGCCAGGTGCTTTTCAGCAGCTGATAGATACGATGTTGGCAGGTCTTCCATGTACCGCAGGCTATTTGGACGACGTAGTAGTGGGTGGCAAAAACGCCGATGAACACCAGCGCAATCTCCACGCAGTATTACAGCGAATCGAAGAGTTTGGATTCACCATCCGACCGGAAAAATGTTCATTCGGTAAACAGCAAATCGGTTACCTAGGCCTTCTGTGGGATCGTCATGGAGTCAGGCCAGACCCAGCCAAAATTGAAGTCATCAAAAATTTGCCACCACCGAAGGACATCACTGGAGTACGCTCTTTTCTAGGAGCCATAAATTATTACGGGAAATTTGTGCCTAACATGCGAGCCCTCAGATTCCCGTTAGATCAACTCCTCAAAAATACAACAACATTTGTGTGGACAGGTGAATGCCAGCAAGCCTTCaataaatttaaagaaatactGTCGTCAGGCTTACTTCTTGCGCACTATGATCCTAGACAGGAAATTATCGTCTCAGCGGACGCGTCATCTATCGGAATAGGCGCAACAATCAGCCACAAATATTCCAATGGTCACGTCAAAGTGATCCAGCACGCATCTCGGGCGCTCACACCGGTTGAACAGCGTTACTCACAAATCGACCGGGAAGGATTGGCGATAATATATGCCGTTAAGAAGTTTCATAAGTTCATCTTCGGCAGACGGTTCCGGCTTCAAACAGACCATGCACCACTGCTGAGGATTTTTGGGTCCAAAAAAGGAATTCCGACCTATACTGCTAATCGCCTCCAGCGGTGGGCATTAACGCTCCTCTCCTACGATTTTTCGATCGAGTATGTTTCGACCGATAAGTTTGGCAATGCTGATGTGTTGTCCCGTCTCATCGACCAGCATAACAGGCCGGAAGAAGATGTCATCATCGCATGTACCACTCTAGAGGAAGATTTAAGGTCAGTAGCCATCGATAGCACAAAACAACTGCCCCTTAGTTTTAGCATGGTTGAAAAGGCAACAGCATCCGACCCTATACTACGAAAAATTTTCCGTTTCATCAATGATGGCTGGCCCAAATCAAGATCAGAAGTTAAGGATCGGGAGATGTTGAAATTCTTTGATCGCCAAGAAGCACTGTCGGTCGTTCAAGGTGGCATCATGCTCGGCGACAGACTGGTTATTCCGACTGTCTTCCGGAAGCGGTGTCTCCATCAGCTACACAAAGGTCACCCAGGAATACAGCGAATGAAGTCAATTGCACGTAGTTTCGTGTATTGGCCTGGATTGGACGATGAGATTGTGAGCTTCGTCAAGGCTTGTCGTCAATGTGCATTAGCAGTACGGTCGCCACCGAAAGCAGAACCAGAGTCGTGGCGGCCTACAACAGCTCCATGGCAGCGAGTTCACGCTGATTACGCGTGCCCTCTTGATGGCGAGTACTATCTTCTAGTCATCGATGCGCACACCAAGTGGCCCGAGATTTTTCCGACACGCCAGACAACTTAA
- the LOC134220077 gene encoding cx9C motif-containing protein 4 — MSRSTPKDPCKVSACRIQTCLKEHHFDETKCYDVLEDMRQCCLKWHKVSLCCSGIKLDRNYRAEKEAAEREKLEQERKKQ, encoded by the exons ATGTCAAGAAGTACCCCAAAGGATCCTTGTAAAGTCTCGGCCTGTAGGATTCAAACTTGTTTAAAAG AACACCATTTTGATGAAACCAAATGCTACGATGTTCTCGAGGACATGCGCCAGTGTTGTCTGAAGTGGCACAAAGTATCACTCTGTTGTTCCGGAATCAAATTGGACCGTAATTACCGGGCTGAAAAGGAGGCCGCAGAACGCGAAAAGCTTGAACAAGAGCGCAAGAAGCAATGA
- the LOC134220076 gene encoding GPI mannosyltransferase 1 isoform X2, which produces MKPVKKILESINYSKMSFKKHLIISIIIRIFLVYYGEVQDSLSEIQYTDVDYRVVTDGASHVLSLNSPFKRHTYRYTPLLAYLVIPNLLIHHSFGKFVFSLFDVFIGVLIKWILLNCYRGNKISIEKKLLKLETLNNRNKYLIKRKNEILNSSNETLPPKYIRMAEISSYFWLYNPLTMVIATRGNGDCVSCSLVLVSLYFLLKNEQSILQYFMAGIFLGISIHFRLYPIGFCLAFYLATLDKPLLTITDYIQAVLMPNAKQLSLVIGTIASLAITTGLFYYLYGYQYLYESVLFHLVRKDTRHNFSLYFYLQYLSSNFDVSQLEKILTFLPQLVLIMMLTLRYGKHRQTLGFALFAIAFVMVTYNPVVTSQYFVWFLSLLPLSVKNFRNIGLRKAVFIPVMWFISQGGWLLPAYLLEFKGWNTFEFVWIQSIVFFFSNLLILQMLVCNYDMAYNYKID; this is translated from the exons ATGAAGCCAGTTAAAAAA ATACTAGAGTcgataaattattcaaaaatgtcattcaaaaagCATCTCATCATTAGCATTATAATTCGCATTTTCCTGGTGTACTACGGCGAGGTGCAGGATAGTTTGTCCGAGATTCAATATACGGACGTAGACTATCGGGTAGTTACAGACGGAGCTAGTCACGTTCTCAGCTTGaactctcctttcaaaaggcacaCATATCGATATACACCGCTGCTAGCATATTTGGTTATTCCAAATCTCCTAATTCATCACAGTTTCGGTAAATTTGTTTTCTCCTTGTTCGATGTTTTCATAGGAGTGCTAATAAAGTGGATATTGCTCAACTGCTATCGCGGCAATAAGATTTCCATCGAGAAAAAGCTTCTCAAGCTGGAGACATTGAACAACCGGAACAAGTATCTGATAAAGCGGAAGAACGAAATTTTGAACAGCAGCAATGAAACGCTTCCGCCGAAATACATCCGCATGGCCGAGATTAGTTCTTATTTTTGGCTTTATAACCCGCTAACGATGGTCATCGCTACGAGAGGAAATGGTGACTGCGTTTCATGCTCACTTGTGCTCGTTTCGCTCTATTTCCTGTTGAAGAACGAGCAGAGCATCCTACAGTATTTCATGGCAGGAATTTTCCTCGGCATATCGATCCATTTCCGGCTCTATCCAATCGGGTTTTGCCTGGCCTTCTATCTGGCCACACTTGATAAGCCGTTGCTAACAATTACAGACTACATACAAGCAGTATTGATGCCGAACGCAAAGCAATTATCTCTGGTGATTGGGACGATCGCATCCCTGGCAATAACGACCGGTCTATTCTACTATCTCTACGGATATCAGTACCTCTACGAATCCGTCCTGTTCCATTTGGTCAGGAAAGACACCCGGCATAACTTTTCGTTGTACTTCTATCTGCAATACTTAAGTTCGAACTTCGACGTGTCCCAGCTGGAGAAGATTCTGACGTTCTTACCACAACTGGTCCTCATCATGATGCTCACCCTGCGCTACGGAAAGCATCGCCAAACGTTAGGCTTTGCGCTGTTCGCGATCGCCTTCGTCATGGTGACGTACAACCCGGTCGTCACGTCGCAGTACTTTGTGTGGTTCCTATCGTTGCTGCCGCTCAGCGTCAAGAACTTCAGAAACATCGGCCTGCGCAAAGCCGTCTTTATTCCGGTGATGTGGTTCATCTCCCAAGGAGGTTGGCTGCTGCCGGCGTATTTGCTGGAATTCAAGGGCTGGAACACGTTCGAGTTTGTGTGGATCCAGAGCATCGTGTTTTTCTTCTCCAACTTGCTGATCCTGCAGATGCTGGTTTGTAACTACGATATGGCGTACAACTATAAGATTGATTAG
- the LOC134220076 gene encoding GPI mannosyltransferase 1 isoform X1, with protein MKPVKKNIISFQILESINYSKMSFKKHLIISIIIRIFLVYYGEVQDSLSEIQYTDVDYRVVTDGASHVLSLNSPFKRHTYRYTPLLAYLVIPNLLIHHSFGKFVFSLFDVFIGVLIKWILLNCYRGNKISIEKKLLKLETLNNRNKYLIKRKNEILNSSNETLPPKYIRMAEISSYFWLYNPLTMVIATRGNGDCVSCSLVLVSLYFLLKNEQSILQYFMAGIFLGISIHFRLYPIGFCLAFYLATLDKPLLTITDYIQAVLMPNAKQLSLVIGTIASLAITTGLFYYLYGYQYLYESVLFHLVRKDTRHNFSLYFYLQYLSSNFDVSQLEKILTFLPQLVLIMMLTLRYGKHRQTLGFALFAIAFVMVTYNPVVTSQYFVWFLSLLPLSVKNFRNIGLRKAVFIPVMWFISQGGWLLPAYLLEFKGWNTFEFVWIQSIVFFFSNLLILQMLVCNYDMAYNYKID; from the exons ATGAAGCCAGTTAAAAAA AACATTATTTCATTTCAGATACTAGAGTcgataaattattcaaaaatgtcattcaaaaagCATCTCATCATTAGCATTATAATTCGCATTTTCCTGGTGTACTACGGCGAGGTGCAGGATAGTTTGTCCGAGATTCAATATACGGACGTAGACTATCGGGTAGTTACAGACGGAGCTAGTCACGTTCTCAGCTTGaactctcctttcaaaaggcacaCATATCGATATACACCGCTGCTAGCATATTTGGTTATTCCAAATCTCCTAATTCATCACAGTTTCGGTAAATTTGTTTTCTCCTTGTTCGATGTTTTCATAGGAGTGCTAATAAAGTGGATATTGCTCAACTGCTATCGCGGCAATAAGATTTCCATCGAGAAAAAGCTTCTCAAGCTGGAGACATTGAACAACCGGAACAAGTATCTGATAAAGCGGAAGAACGAAATTTTGAACAGCAGCAATGAAACGCTTCCGCCGAAATACATCCGCATGGCCGAGATTAGTTCTTATTTTTGGCTTTATAACCCGCTAACGATGGTCATCGCTACGAGAGGAAATGGTGACTGCGTTTCATGCTCACTTGTGCTCGTTTCGCTCTATTTCCTGTTGAAGAACGAGCAGAGCATCCTACAGTATTTCATGGCAGGAATTTTCCTCGGCATATCGATCCATTTCCGGCTCTATCCAATCGGGTTTTGCCTGGCCTTCTATCTGGCCACACTTGATAAGCCGTTGCTAACAATTACAGACTACATACAAGCAGTATTGATGCCGAACGCAAAGCAATTATCTCTGGTGATTGGGACGATCGCATCCCTGGCAATAACGACCGGTCTATTCTACTATCTCTACGGATATCAGTACCTCTACGAATCCGTCCTGTTCCATTTGGTCAGGAAAGACACCCGGCATAACTTTTCGTTGTACTTCTATCTGCAATACTTAAGTTCGAACTTCGACGTGTCCCAGCTGGAGAAGATTCTGACGTTCTTACCACAACTGGTCCTCATCATGATGCTCACCCTGCGCTACGGAAAGCATCGCCAAACGTTAGGCTTTGCGCTGTTCGCGATCGCCTTCGTCATGGTGACGTACAACCCGGTCGTCACGTCGCAGTACTTTGTGTGGTTCCTATCGTTGCTGCCGCTCAGCGTCAAGAACTTCAGAAACATCGGCCTGCGCAAAGCCGTCTTTATTCCGGTGATGTGGTTCATCTCCCAAGGAGGTTGGCTGCTGCCGGCGTATTTGCTGGAATTCAAGGGCTGGAACACGTTCGAGTTTGTGTGGATCCAGAGCATCGTGTTTTTCTTCTCCAACTTGCTGATCCTGCAGATGCTGGTTTGTAACTACGATATGGCGTACAACTATAAGATTGATTAG
- the LOC134220078 gene encoding uncharacterized protein LOC134220078 produces MESVKKAHQRLRNYPILLAKCSVAAAAYATCVTTDLNVSHKSCDQEFRQFQQCLKKAASDMKTKL; encoded by the coding sequence ATGGAATCCGTGAAAAAAGCACACCAAAGACTTAGAAACTATCCCATCTTGCTGGCCAAGTGTTCAGTGGCCGCTGCTGCCTATGCAACTTGCGTGACCACCGACCTAAATGTGTCGCACAAGTCGTGCGATCAGGAATTCCGTCAGTTCCAACAGTGTTTGAAGAAGGCAGCTAGTGATATGAAAACGAAACTTTAA